The region CAACTGTTAGATAGAGTGTGGTGGGAGTCACAAGTGGGATTGTTATCTTCAACCATTTATAAAATCCAGACGCGCCATCTAATTCAGCTGCCTCATAGAGTGATTTTGGTATATTGTTTATTGCCGCAAGATAAAGAATCACTCCCGAACCAGGCGCAATAACCATGTCAGTTAGAATTATCGACCACATAGCCATTGAAGGGTCCACGAGCCAAGGAACAGGACCAGCACCTATCTTGGTCAGGAAAGTATTTATCGGCCCGAAAGAGTAATTTAAAAGCCATCCCCAAACAATACCTATGACCACTGTTGCAGTAACCGTTGGAAGATAATAAATTGCTCGAAAAAGGCTTTGAGCTTTTTCTGATAATGGAGCAAGAAGTGAAGCAAGCATAAGAGCGACAGAAATATTCTTTAAAACATTAAATGAAGCATACCACATGGTATTTCTCAAGGCAATCCAGAAATCGCTATTCTGAAAAACTTCTTTGAAATTCTCGAAACCAACCCATTCATTACCAAATATTCCAACATTCTGGAACGCCATTACAAAAGCCATCACAACAGGAACGAAGGTAAAAATTATAAAGATAATCGTAGCAGGAGCGACAAAGAAATAAGCACTGATCTTTCTACGTAGCAATATTATCTCCCCTTCTTTGTGCTTTCTATTATCCGTGTTACGTTCTTATCTGCATCTTCCAGAGCCTTTCTTGCATCTTTTTTTCCAAGCAAAACAAGCTGAATCTCTCTTGAGATAGCTTCCATTATCTTTTCTTTAGCTGGATGGGGAGGAAAAACATAATTGTGCTGGGATATCAAGTTTGCCTTGAACATCAATGGATCGTTTTCATATATATTTCCTGCGCTCTTCTTTGTTGGAAATTGTCCATATTTCGTCAGTTCCTTTTGCTGTTCAGAAGATGTTATATACTTCGCAAACTCAATAACTGCCTTCAATTTCTCCACATCATTCTGCACAAATACTTGATATGAAGAAACATCGCCAAAACTCCAGAAACTATCACCCTTGTTCTTTACTGGATATGGGACCACATCTATTTCGAGACCAGCATTAATGAGGGCTGGAATTGCCCACGTTCCAGTAACATAAATGGCAGCTTTACCGCTTCTGAATAACGTATACGCATCAGCATCACCATAAGAAGCCATAAAAGGAGGCGCACAGTCTGCAAAAACCTTTGCAAGCCATTCTAATGATTGTTTGTTCTCCTCATTCACAATCGCAGACCTTAAATCTTTCCCCTGACCTTCTACAAATTTTCCTCCCCATCCAAGCACAAATGGCCACAAATGGGAATTATCTGGTGCTGGAAAACCACTCGCAACGAATCCATATACATCAATTTTGCCGTCTGAGTTTCTATCAAAGGTCAACTTTTTTGCAATCTCATAGAATTCGTCAAAAGTCCATGGGTTTTCGACAGATGGTATTTGCACAGACATTTCATCAAAAATCTTTTTATTGACAATAACTACCTTTGTCGTCATATAAAATGGAAAACCGTACATCTTTCCTTCATAAGTTGCCCCTTTGATTGCTTCAGAATAGTAATCCATCTTCTCTTCCTCGGTGAGATAATCATCGATGTTTTGAAGAACCCCCTGTACTACATAATGGGTTCTAAGAGGGCCTCGGGTGAGATCTGGCCACTTTTTTGAAGCAACAGCAAGGTCCAGTTTTTGATCTCCACCGCTCCATGGTATTTCTGTAAGTTTAAATTCAATGCCTGGGCATGATTCCGAAAATTTAGACATCATTCTCTTCAACCAGGCATAGTTATCTCCATCTTCACTCCAGGCTGGAAAATCCCATATGTATATTGTGCCCGCCCAGGAAAACAATGTGGTACAAATAGCCACAAAAACTAAAATTGAAGAAAGCTTTTTCACTTTAAACACCTCCTTCACATAATCTCAGTAAATTTTAGAATTTTTGTATCGTAAGAAAAAGCATCACGCGTTCCTAAAGAAATTCTGACTTTAAAATACACATAAATATTTTGTACATCATCTGTTGGTATATGTACTTTCAAAACATTTTCATCTAAAGAATAAATATCTAAATCATACGAAGATTTCCAGATAACTTCATCCGTCATGTAATCAAGCATCTCTACCTGAAGAGTGTATCCACTCAAAAAAGGCAAAGCATAATAATGTATTGTGAGATCCACTCCATCATCTCTGAAAAAATAATTTGGTGGTTCTTCAACATAAACATATGGGAAAGATGGGTTTTCATGAAGCCAGAGTCTCACCAAGAGCGAGAAATAACAAAACCTGTTTCCTGTTTGGCCATAAGGAGCAAACCTGTTTTCACCCCTTATATCAAAAACACCTATACCATATTTTCCTCCACGTGCTTCTATAGTCTTGTAATTTCCTTTATATATACCAGCATGGAACCCAACTGTATGGCCGCCACCGTTAAAAAGAAGATCACCTGCCAGAAGTTCTTCAGCTTTGTCGAAATAAACCCAGAGTAGATCACTTCTACCAATTATCATGTGATCGATTCTTTCATTTTCATCTAATGCGGTATGATAAACCCACGTGGCAAAATTCCAACAATCAAATACTCTGTTTTCTGGATCGTAACTCCCCCACCCATACTCTCCACCGACCATGGTCATTGCATAGTTAATAACTTTTCTTTGCAAGGGATTCAGGTAATTTCCGAAAATAAGCCCGGCTATCAAAATCGCAAGCCAAAACAAAACAGATTTCCTCATAATCTTACCCCCATGGTTCACATAATTATGTTACCACAATAGATATTATCATAACCATAAAGTATTTATGTTATGATAAATTTATTTTCCTTTCTACTATCTCAAAGCATCGCCGTCTTTGTAACAATTAAAGAATATAAATTACAGAAATAAAATACCTTGAAAGTGCTGCAAAATAAGAATTTTAAAGCTTTTTAGTTAATTAAGAAGGCAGTGTTGTATCAGAAAAAATTTATGCTATACTTGTTTTGCACAAATGTGCATTATTGCACAAATGTGCATAATCTATTCCTCTATGGAGGTGCATTGTCATGAAAAACTCGAAAGTGCTGGTGTTTCTTTTAACATCACTAGTAGTGATCTCAGTCTTCGCCCAGGTTCAACTCCCCAAAAAATTTGAAAATCCCAAAAATGTACGGATAGCTCTGGTAAGGGAGGTAGGAGAAGGTAGTTTCTTTGAGCGTTACCTTGCCGGTGCTCAATCAATGGCAAGAGAACTCGGCGTAACACTTTTAGAAGCAACCGCTCATGGAGATATGGCAAGAATGGTTACCATGATCGAAAATTTTATCACCCAGAGAGTTGACGCGATCATAATTGACCATGGAAGACCAGATCCATTGATGCCAAAGATCAAAGAGGCTTTAGACAGAGGAATCAAAGTAGTAACTTTCGATCTGGTTGTAGATGACAACAGAGTTCCTGAAATCGAACAAGATGATTTGCTGATAGGTTATCTGATAAGCAAACAACTGGCAGTTGACTTTGCAGGAAATGCAAATGTTATTTATGTAAACGTAGGTGGATTTGCACCATTAGATAAGAGAGACAAAATGTGGCAGATAATCAAATGGCGTTTTCCCGGGATCAAAGAAGTTGCAAAGATAGGTGCAGTTACAGGATCAACTGCTGCTGATACTCAAACAAGAATGGAAGCAGCCATGAAAGAAAAACCCGAAGCAAATGCAGTACTCGCCATGTGGGATGAATTCGCAAAAGGTGCGGTAAGAGCAATAATGCAAGCAGGTAAAAGTGATCAGTTCAAAGTTTACTCAGTTGATGTTACCACCGAAGACATTCAGATGATGATTCAGCAAAACAGTCCATGGGTTGCAACTGTTGGAACAGATTCCTACGCAGTCGGTCGACTTGCCGTAAGGGCTGCGGCAGCCCTCGTTGGTGGAGAAAAATTACCCAAGTATTTACTGGTCGAACCACAATTGATTACAAGACAGTTCCTTGTCGACAACAATATAACCAACATGGACGAACTTGTAAAAGCATTACCGGCCCTTGGTGAAAGCAATTTAGTATGGCCCGAATGGCTGAAGGCTTTAACTGAAAAAAATAAGAAATAAGAAAGGGGG is a window of Pseudothermotoga elfii DSM 9442 = NBRC 107921 DNA encoding:
- a CDS encoding carbohydrate ABC transporter permease, whose protein sequence is MLRRKISAYFFVAPATIIFIIFTFVPVVMAFVMAFQNVGIFGNEWVGFENFKEVFQNSDFWIALRNTMWYASFNVLKNISVALMLASLLAPLSEKAQSLFRAIYYLPTVTATVVIGIVWGWLLNYSFGPINTFLTKIGAGPVPWLVDPSMAMWSIILTDMVIAPGSGVILYLAAINNIPKSLYEAAELDGASGFYKWLKITIPLVTPTTLYLTVVYTIAAISVFDKIYVLTGGGPGNSTITLVYLIYTTAFRDFNYGLASAISLVFFSIAVVISIFQFKSLSRSYEWEG
- a CDS encoding ABC transporter substrate-binding protein; this translates as MKKLSSILVFVAICTTLFSWAGTIYIWDFPAWSEDGDNYAWLKRMMSKFSESCPGIEFKLTEIPWSGGDQKLDLAVASKKWPDLTRGPLRTHYVVQGVLQNIDDYLTEEEKMDYYSEAIKGATYEGKMYGFPFYMTTKVVIVNKKIFDEMSVQIPSVENPWTFDEFYEIAKKLTFDRNSDGKIDVYGFVASGFPAPDNSHLWPFVLGWGGKFVEGQGKDLRSAIVNEENKQSLEWLAKVFADCAPPFMASYGDADAYTLFRSGKAAIYVTGTWAIPALINAGLEIDVVPYPVKNKGDSFWSFGDVSSYQVFVQNDVEKLKAVIEFAKYITSSEQQKELTKYGQFPTKKSAGNIYENDPLMFKANLISQHNYVFPPHPAKEKIMEAISREIQLVLLGKKDARKALEDADKNVTRIIESTKKGR
- a CDS encoding NlpC/P60 family protein, which produces MRKSVLFWLAILIAGLIFGNYLNPLQRKVINYAMTMVGGEYGWGSYDPENRVFDCWNFATWVYHTALDENERIDHMIIGRSDLLWVYFDKAEELLAGDLLFNGGGHTVGFHAGIYKGNYKTIEARGGKYGIGVFDIRGENRFAPYGQTGNRFCYFSLLVRLWLHENPSFPYVYVEEPPNYFFRDDGVDLTIHYYALPFLSGYTLQVEMLDYMTDEVIWKSSYDLDIYSLDENVLKVHIPTDDVQNIYVYFKVRISLGTRDAFSYDTKILKFTEIM
- a CDS encoding sugar ABC transporter substrate-binding protein; this encodes MKNSKVLVFLLTSLVVISVFAQVQLPKKFENPKNVRIALVREVGEGSFFERYLAGAQSMARELGVTLLEATAHGDMARMVTMIENFITQRVDAIIIDHGRPDPLMPKIKEALDRGIKVVTFDLVVDDNRVPEIEQDDLLIGYLISKQLAVDFAGNANVIYVNVGGFAPLDKRDKMWQIIKWRFPGIKEVAKIGAVTGSTAADTQTRMEAAMKEKPEANAVLAMWDEFAKGAVRAIMQAGKSDQFKVYSVDVTTEDIQMMIQQNSPWVATVGTDSYAVGRLAVRAAAALVGGEKLPKYLLVEPQLITRQFLVDNNITNMDELVKALPALGESNLVWPEWLKALTEKNKK